Proteins encoded by one window of Methanobacterium formicicum:
- a CDS encoding DNA topoisomerase IV subunit A, with amino-acid sequence MNKKDITVNKLKSLGDTILEDVNKNQVPKIKVPSRGTSNIVYDTEKRYYVLGDRYGQRSLGNVKQISKMAQMVYVANFCKDLVRRGKTATLREMYYVSEGWDVDFGDQQESNIVGEDLEVTLGTTREDLGLMPEEDGASVYGNITLKDDDVEINALKAGKSGYTISPTIDEVDFVDHDVQRVIAVETMGMFHRMVQENAYKKFDSLIVGLKGQAARATRRFLKRVNEELNLPVYICNDGDPWGFHIAMVIISGSAKLAHVNHQLATPDAKFLGVTASDIINYDLPTDPLKDIDVLRLKELSKDPRYKDEAWQLEIKKMLKIGKKAEQQSFSKYGLEYVVETYLPEKLEAME; translated from the coding sequence AGTCCCCAAAATCAAGGTTCCCTCCCGTGGAACATCCAACATAGTCTACGATACTGAGAAACGTTACTATGTCCTGGGAGATCGCTACGGGCAAAGATCCCTGGGAAATGTTAAGCAGATCAGTAAAATGGCCCAAATGGTTTACGTGGCCAATTTCTGTAAGGACCTGGTTCGCCGGGGAAAAACTGCCACTTTAAGGGAGATGTACTATGTTTCGGAAGGATGGGACGTGGACTTTGGAGACCAGCAGGAATCCAACATCGTGGGTGAAGACCTGGAGGTGACCCTGGGAACGACCCGTGAAGACCTGGGCCTCATGCCAGAAGAAGACGGAGCTTCAGTATATGGAAACATTACACTCAAAGATGACGACGTAGAAATCAACGCACTTAAGGCAGGTAAATCTGGTTACACCATCTCCCCCACCATCGATGAAGTGGACTTCGTGGACCATGACGTGCAAAGGGTAATTGCCGTGGAAACCATGGGGATGTTCCACCGTATGGTCCAGGAAAATGCCTACAAAAAGTTCGACAGTTTGATCGTGGGGTTAAAGGGCCAGGCTGCCCGTGCAACCCGGCGTTTCCTTAAACGTGTCAATGAAGAACTCAATCTACCGGTTTATATCTGTAACGACGGAGACCCCTGGGGATTCCACATCGCCATGGTTATCATCAGTGGAAGTGCCAAACTGGCCCACGTTAACCATCAACTGGCCACTCCTGATGCCAAGTTCCTGGGTGTGACTGCCTCTGATATCATTAACTACGATCTTCCCACGGACCCCCTTAAAGATATTGACGTTTTAAGGCTCAAAGAACTTTCTAAGGACCCCCGGTACAAGGACGAAGCCTGGCAGCTGGAAATCAAGAAAATGCTCAAGATCGGGAAAAAAGCAGAACAGCAGTCCTTTTCTAAGTATGGACTGGAGTACGTGGTTGAAACCTACCTCCCTGAAAAACTTGAAGCCATGGAATAA